One stretch of Candidatus Goldiibacteriota bacterium DNA includes these proteins:
- a CDS encoding dihydroorotate dehydrogenase electron transfer subunit encodes MRNKGTVLFNRQTGEGVFYMRLAVKKKFKALPAQFINIKVSDTVVPLLRRPFSIFSAENKELDIVYKVIGEGTRLLSEKKKGDVLDFIGPQGNTYPVDLKNKKAQIIIIGGGTGAASVHFLAQELKKKKRKFTLIQGARNKHLIVAEKEFKKFGCLFATEDGSLGTRGYVTDVLKKVLEPNAVIYACGPEAMIKAIKEKVKGMDDVKFYASFEAYMGCGIGACISCVIPVGVPDNFVYKRVCKEGTVFDVSEVVI; translated from the coding sequence ATGCGGAACAAAGGAACTGTTTTATTTAACAGGCAGACGGGCGAAGGGGTTTTTTACATGAGGCTTGCTGTTAAGAAAAAATTTAAAGCCCTTCCCGCGCAGTTTATAAATATAAAGGTGTCTGACACCGTGGTTCCGCTTTTGCGCAGGCCGTTTTCCATTTTTAGCGCGGAAAATAAGGAACTGGATATTGTATACAAGGTAATAGGGGAAGGCACAAGGCTTCTGTCAGAAAAGAAAAAAGGCGACGTGCTGGATTTTATAGGCCCGCAGGGAAACACTTATCCGGTGGACTTAAAGAATAAAAAGGCACAAATAATTATCATAGGCGGCGGCACAGGCGCGGCATCCGTGCATTTTCTGGCGCAGGAATTAAAAAAGAAAAAAAGAAAATTCACGCTTATTCAGGGCGCGCGTAATAAACACCTTATTGTTGCGGAAAAAGAATTTAAAAAGTTTGGCTGCCTTTTTGCCACTGAAGACGGCTCTCTTGGCACAAGGGGATATGTGACGGATGTCCTTAAAAAAGTACTGGAGCCAAACGCGGTGATTTACGCGTGCGGTCCGGAAGCAATGATAAAAGCTATTAAGGAAAAAGTAAAAGGCATGGATGATGTAAAATTTTACGCGTCGTTTGAGGCGTACATGGGATGCGGCATAGGCGCGTGCATAAGCTGCGTAATACCTGTCGGAGTTCCTGATAATTTTGTATATAAAAGGGTGTGTAAGGAAGGTACAGTGTTTGATGTAAGTGAGGTAGTGATTTAA